The Chelonia mydas isolate rCheMyd1 chromosome 3, rCheMyd1.pri.v2, whole genome shotgun sequence genome includes a region encoding these proteins:
- the KCNK5 gene encoding potassium channel subfamily K member 5 isoform X3, translating to MEDEVVSDAAGQGVAITGNKTFNNWNWPNAVIFAATVITTIGYGNVAPKTPAGRVFCIFYGLFGVPLCLTWISALGKFFGGRAKRLGQFLTKRGVSLRMAQITCTAIFIVWGVLVHLVIPPFVFMVTEGWDYIEGLYFSFITITTIGFGDFVAGVNPDVNYHALYRYFVEFWIYLGLAWLSLFVNWKVSMFVEVHKAIKKRRKKRKESFENHSPSKKALQMGNSKDVNIFSFLSKKEETYNDLIKQIGKKALKTSNDKMIKAENAKPNIQNAHKDALVTYTKSKSFDYDKVSLGLKNCHIMRHLNDKCTGDSPFEGTIFVNQLDRISEEEGEAWDSRDYRPLIFESANINFANEEEDNEEDLSDDEETSKSSMDDNLEEDPETPKKLVKFPSSDESTFASKESEISVPYEQLMNVYNTVNNVTATT from the exons GTGGTGTCAGATGCTGCTGGGCAAGGGGTTGCAATCACTGGGAACAAAACCTTCAACAACTGGAATTGGCCTAATGCTGTCATCTTTGCTGCTACAGTAATCACAACAATCG GCTATGGAAATGTTGCTCCTAAGACACCCGCTGGACGTGTCTTCTGCATATTTTATGGGCTCTTTGGAGTTCCTCTCTGCTTGACATGGATCagtgctttggggaagtttttcgGTGGACGTGCCAAGAGGCTGGGCCAGTTCCTAACAAAGCGAGGAGTAAGCCTG CGAATGGCACAAATTACATGCACAGCAATTTTCATTGTCTGGGGAGTCTTAGTCCATCTGGTCATTCCTCCCTTTGTCTTTATGGTGACTGAAGGCTGGGACTACATTGAAGGTCTCTATTTCTCATTCATCACAATCACCACCATAGGATTTGGAGACTTTGTTGCTG GTGTAAACCCGGACGTGAACTACCATGCCCTTTACAGATATTTTGTGGAGTTCTGGATCTACCTGGGCCTAGCTTGGCTTTCACTCTTTGTCAATTGGAAGGTCAGCATGTTTGTGGAAGTCCACAAGGCAATCAAGAAacggaggaaaaaaaggaaagagtcCTTTGAAAATCACTCTCCCTCTAAAAAAGCCCTTCAGATGGGCAACTCCAAGGATGTGAACATCTTCAGCTTCCTTTCCAAGAAGGAAGAGACCTACAATGATCTCATCAAGCAGATTGGGAAGAAGGCTCTGAAGACAAGCAATGACAAAATGATTAAAGCAGAAAATGCTAAACCAAATATCCAGAATGCCCACAAGGATGCCCTGGTGACAtacacaaagagcaaatcattcgATTATGACAAGGTTTCCCTAGGACTCAAAAACTGTCACATCATGAGGCACCTAAATGACAAATGCACTGGAGACAGCCCCTTTGAGGGCACCATATTTGTAAACCAGCTGGACCGGATCAGCGAGGAAGAAGGGGAAGCTTGGGACTCCAGGGATTACCGACCCTTAATCTTTGAGAGTGCCAATATAAATTTTGCAAATGAGGAAGAAGACAATGAGGAAGATCTTTCAGATGATGAGGAAACTTCAAAGTCCTCCATGGATGACAATCTTGAAGAGGATCCTGAGACTCCCAAAAAACTGGTGAAGTTCCCATCCTCTGACGAATCTACCTTTGCCAGTAAAGAGTCGGAGATTTCTGTGCCTTATGAACAACTGATGAATGTGTACAACACAGTAAACAATGTAACGGCTACAACGTGA
- the KCNK5 gene encoding potassium channel subfamily K member 5 isoform X2: protein MPPRDKCTNISEFLPREVVSDAAGQGVAITGNKTFNNWNWPNAVIFAATVITTIGYGNVAPKTPAGRVFCIFYGLFGVPLCLTWISALGKFFGGRAKRLGQFLTKRGVSLRMAQITCTAIFIVWGVLVHLVIPPFVFMVTEGWDYIEGLYFSFITITTIGFGDFVAGVNPDVNYHALYRYFVEFWIYLGLAWLSLFVNWKVSMFVEVHKAIKKRRKKRKESFENHSPSKKALQMGNSKDVNIFSFLSKKEETYNDLIKQIGKKALKTSNDKMIKAENAKPNIQNAHKDALVTYTKSKSFDYDKVSLGLKNCHIMRHLNDKCTGDSPFEGTIFVNQLDRISEEEGEAWDSRDYRPLIFESANINFANEEEDNEEDLSDDEETSKSSMDDNLEEDPETPKKLVKFPSSDESTFASKESEISVPYEQLMNVYNTVNNVTATT from the exons GTGGTGTCAGATGCTGCTGGGCAAGGGGTTGCAATCACTGGGAACAAAACCTTCAACAACTGGAATTGGCCTAATGCTGTCATCTTTGCTGCTACAGTAATCACAACAATCG GCTATGGAAATGTTGCTCCTAAGACACCCGCTGGACGTGTCTTCTGCATATTTTATGGGCTCTTTGGAGTTCCTCTCTGCTTGACATGGATCagtgctttggggaagtttttcgGTGGACGTGCCAAGAGGCTGGGCCAGTTCCTAACAAAGCGAGGAGTAAGCCTG CGAATGGCACAAATTACATGCACAGCAATTTTCATTGTCTGGGGAGTCTTAGTCCATCTGGTCATTCCTCCCTTTGTCTTTATGGTGACTGAAGGCTGGGACTACATTGAAGGTCTCTATTTCTCATTCATCACAATCACCACCATAGGATTTGGAGACTTTGTTGCTG GTGTAAACCCGGACGTGAACTACCATGCCCTTTACAGATATTTTGTGGAGTTCTGGATCTACCTGGGCCTAGCTTGGCTTTCACTCTTTGTCAATTGGAAGGTCAGCATGTTTGTGGAAGTCCACAAGGCAATCAAGAAacggaggaaaaaaaggaaagagtcCTTTGAAAATCACTCTCCCTCTAAAAAAGCCCTTCAGATGGGCAACTCCAAGGATGTGAACATCTTCAGCTTCCTTTCCAAGAAGGAAGAGACCTACAATGATCTCATCAAGCAGATTGGGAAGAAGGCTCTGAAGACAAGCAATGACAAAATGATTAAAGCAGAAAATGCTAAACCAAATATCCAGAATGCCCACAAGGATGCCCTGGTGACAtacacaaagagcaaatcattcgATTATGACAAGGTTTCCCTAGGACTCAAAAACTGTCACATCATGAGGCACCTAAATGACAAATGCACTGGAGACAGCCCCTTTGAGGGCACCATATTTGTAAACCAGCTGGACCGGATCAGCGAGGAAGAAGGGGAAGCTTGGGACTCCAGGGATTACCGACCCTTAATCTTTGAGAGTGCCAATATAAATTTTGCAAATGAGGAAGAAGACAATGAGGAAGATCTTTCAGATGATGAGGAAACTTCAAAGTCCTCCATGGATGACAATCTTGAAGAGGATCCTGAGACTCCCAAAAAACTGGTGAAGTTCCCATCCTCTGACGAATCTACCTTTGCCAGTAAAGAGTCGGAGATTTCTGTGCCTTATGAACAACTGATGAATGTGTACAACACAGTAAACAATGTAACGGCTACAACGTGA